A part of Paraburkholderia azotifigens genomic DNA contains:
- a CDS encoding XdhC family protein, with translation MDSIDVTVLHHAVGWLKAGRRVALVTVTRTWGSSPRPVGALLAMRDDGVVNGSVSGGCIEDDLMARARAQLLAGERPEVATYGVSAEEARRFGLPCGGTMQLVIEPLAGDASLTAMSELCDQIADGNLIARELDLASGRARLRRASPDEQLRFDGKTLVSVHGPRYRLLIIGAGDLSRFLAGIANGLGYQVTVCDPRDEYADAWPMPGVHLVRTMPDDTVLDMCLDGHSAVVALTHDPKLDDLALIDALQTDAFYVAAIGSRRNSDARRERLRLFDLDDRQLARLHGPAGIYIGSRTPPEIAVSIAAEMTAAKNGVRLPHALDVAQGKREQEPGAVCAAALTR, from the coding sequence ATGGACAGCATCGACGTGACCGTGCTGCATCATGCCGTCGGCTGGCTGAAGGCGGGACGCCGTGTCGCGCTGGTGACCGTGACGCGCACATGGGGCTCGAGCCCGCGTCCCGTCGGTGCGCTGCTCGCCATGCGCGACGACGGCGTGGTGAACGGCTCGGTCTCCGGTGGCTGCATCGAAGACGATCTGATGGCGCGCGCCCGCGCGCAGCTTCTTGCGGGCGAACGCCCCGAAGTCGCGACCTACGGCGTCAGCGCCGAGGAAGCGCGGCGTTTCGGTCTGCCATGCGGCGGCACGATGCAGCTCGTGATCGAACCGCTGGCAGGCGATGCGTCGTTGACGGCCATGAGCGAACTCTGCGATCAGATCGCGGACGGCAATCTGATCGCGCGCGAACTCGATCTGGCAAGCGGCCGCGCGCGGCTGCGGCGGGCATCGCCGGACGAGCAGTTGCGCTTCGACGGCAAGACGCTGGTGAGCGTGCACGGGCCGCGCTATCGGCTGCTGATCATCGGTGCAGGCGACCTGTCGCGCTTCCTGGCGGGAATTGCGAACGGGCTTGGTTATCAGGTGACCGTATGCGACCCGCGCGACGAATACGCCGATGCGTGGCCGATGCCGGGCGTGCACCTCGTGCGGACGATGCCCGACGATACGGTGCTGGACATGTGCCTCGACGGACACAGCGCCGTCGTTGCACTGACCCACGACCCGAAACTCGACGATCTCGCGCTGATCGACGCGCTGCAGACCGACGCGTTCTATGTCGCGGCCATCGGCTCGCGGCGCAACAGCGACGCGCGGCGCGAGCGGCTCAGACTGTTCGATCTGGACGACCGGCAGCTCGCGCGGCTGCATGGCCCCGCGGGCATCTATATCGGCAGCAGGACGCCGCCGGAAATCGCCGTGTCGATCGCAGCGGAAATGACGGCTGCGAAGAATGGCGTGAGGTTGCCGCACGCGCTGGATGTGGCGCAGGGAAAACGCGAGCAGGAACCGGGCGCGGTGTGCGCGGCGGCTTTGACCCGCTAG
- a CDS encoding RidA family protein translates to MNFIFTEKAPSPGGHYTQAVQAGGFTFVSGMLPGPGVATDGPDNFERQVRATLAHCTSVLAEAGCELTDVVQCTAYIVDVKNWPEFNRLYAEHFGAHKPARAVVPVPELHHGFLVELQMVAHRAA, encoded by the coding sequence ATGAACTTCATCTTCACCGAAAAAGCGCCGTCGCCGGGCGGTCACTATACGCAGGCCGTGCAGGCAGGCGGCTTCACGTTCGTGTCGGGCATGCTGCCCGGACCGGGCGTCGCTACCGACGGCCCCGACAATTTCGAACGCCAGGTACGCGCGACGCTCGCGCACTGCACCAGCGTGCTTGCCGAAGCAGGGTGCGAACTGACGGACGTCGTGCAGTGCACCGCTTATATCGTCGACGTGAAGAACTGGCCGGAATTCAACCGTCTGTACGCGGAGCACTTTGGCGCGCACAAGCCGGCGCGCGCGGTCGTGCCCGTGCCGGAACTGCATCATGGCTTTCTCGTCGAGCTGCAAATGGTGGCGCACCGCGCTGCCTGA
- a CDS encoding MFS transporter, translating to MQQPLEERSGAVHAQSRSAGEDVVWYRSISRKQWSALAASNLGWFFDGYETYALVLTVGVALGQLLAPSAHAQIPFYAGLVIALTLLGWGIGGLIGGILTDYVGRKRMMMLAILAYSLTTGLSALSWDWASFAALRFVVGLAMGSEWATGTAMTAEIWPDRHRGKGAGLMQCGLGTGFFVASLIWLFVSGMGDHAWRYMYLIGVLPGLATLWMRAGIPESEQWERVNAQRKATRERKKAGAVLDDGEQALARFTLTDLLADPKLRRRTWIAVLMSLSTTLGWWGISTWVPPYIGAVAARAGLHAAQWASFAGMAYNVGAIAGYIGLGFLADAYGRKRVTALFFAVAFIITPVLFIWTHDVALLLAVACVSGFFSLGQYTWMPTWLPELYPTRVRGTAIALCFNVPRFLAWTGPLVAGTLIARFGGYGHAAVTVGFIYLVGLALVPFLPETRGKPLPEQV from the coding sequence ATGCAGCAACCTCTGGAGGAGAGGTCCGGCGCCGTGCATGCGCAGTCACGCAGCGCCGGTGAAGACGTCGTGTGGTATCGCTCGATCAGCCGCAAGCAGTGGAGCGCGCTGGCCGCATCCAATCTCGGCTGGTTCTTCGACGGCTACGAGACCTATGCGCTCGTTCTGACCGTGGGCGTCGCGCTCGGGCAACTGCTGGCGCCGTCCGCGCACGCGCAGATTCCGTTCTACGCAGGGCTCGTGATCGCGCTGACGCTGCTGGGCTGGGGCATCGGCGGGCTGATCGGCGGCATCCTGACCGACTACGTCGGACGCAAGCGCATGATGATGCTCGCCATTCTGGCGTATTCGCTCACCACGGGCCTGAGCGCGTTGTCGTGGGACTGGGCGTCGTTTGCGGCGCTGCGCTTCGTCGTCGGACTCGCGATGGGTTCCGAGTGGGCGACAGGCACGGCCATGACAGCCGAAATCTGGCCCGACCGTCATCGCGGCAAAGGCGCGGGCCTCATGCAATGCGGGCTCGGCACGGGCTTCTTCGTGGCGTCGCTGATCTGGCTCTTCGTGAGCGGAATGGGCGACCACGCGTGGCGCTACATGTATCTGATCGGCGTGCTGCCCGGCCTCGCGACGTTGTGGATGCGCGCGGGCATCCCCGAATCGGAGCAGTGGGAGCGCGTGAACGCGCAGCGCAAGGCGACGCGCGAACGCAAAAAGGCGGGCGCGGTGCTCGACGACGGCGAACAGGCGCTGGCGCGTTTCACGCTCACCGATCTGCTCGCCGATCCGAAGCTGCGCCGCCGTACGTGGATCGCGGTGCTGATGTCGCTCAGCACGACGCTCGGCTGGTGGGGCATTTCGACGTGGGTGCCGCCGTACATCGGCGCAGTCGCGGCGCGCGCGGGCCTGCATGCGGCGCAATGGGCGAGCTTTGCGGGCATGGCGTACAACGTCGGCGCGATCGCCGGTTATATCGGCCTCGGCTTTCTCGCCGACGCTTACGGCCGCAAGCGCGTCACCGCGCTGTTCTTCGCGGTGGCGTTCATCATCACGCCTGTGCTGTTCATATGGACGCACGATGTCGCGTTGCTGCTCGCCGTCGCGTGCGTGTCGGGCTTCTTCAGTCTCGGCCAGTACACATGGATGCCGACGTGGCTGCCCGAGCTCTATCCCACGCGCGTGCGCGGCACAGCGATCGCGCTGTGTTTCAATGTTCCGCGCTTTCTGGCGTGGACTGGGCCGCTCGTCGCCGGTACGCTGATCGCCCGCTTCGGCGGCTACGGTCATGCAGCCGTCACGGTCGGCTTCATCTATCTCGTCGGTCTCGCACTCGTGCCGTTTCTTCCGGAAACGCGCGGCAAACCCTTACCCGAACAGGTCTGA
- a CDS encoding (2Fe-2S)-binding protein, producing MSTTSITIHFTLNGERVSAAIEPHQTILEVLRQQFALYGARESCGQGLCGCCTVIVNGESVSGCLYLAAMADGGEVTTVEHLDANGELDVVQRAFIECGAFQCGFCTSGFILMSRQLLDRNPDPTEAEIRHFLSGNLCRCAAYPEIIEAVKLAAQMRRSEGAVPA from the coding sequence ATGAGCACCACGTCCATCACGATTCATTTCACGCTGAACGGCGAACGGGTGAGCGCCGCAATCGAGCCGCATCAGACGATTCTGGAAGTGCTGCGCCAGCAGTTCGCGCTGTACGGCGCGCGCGAAAGCTGCGGCCAGGGCCTGTGCGGCTGCTGCACGGTGATCGTCAACGGCGAGAGCGTGTCGGGCTGCCTGTACCTCGCGGCGATGGCCGACGGCGGCGAAGTCACCACGGTCGAGCATCTCGACGCGAACGGCGAACTCGATGTCGTGCAGCGGGCCTTTATCGAATGCGGCGCGTTCCAGTGCGGCTTCTGCACATCGGGTTTCATCCTGATGAGCCGCCAGTTGCTCGACCGCAACCCCGATCCGACGGAAGCCGAGATCCGGCATTTTCTGTCGGGTAACCTGTGCCGTTGCGCGGCGTACCCCGAAATCATCGAGGCCGTGAAGCTCGCGGCACAGATGCGCCGGTCGGAGGGCGCCGTGCCCGCGTAA
- a CDS encoding xanthine dehydrogenase family protein molybdopterin-binding subunit yields MKIETTLEEQPAQKQVGRALNRLEARSKVTGRAEYIHNLVLPRMLYGKIFRSTVAHGRIVGIDTSAARELEGVFAVYTGEDVKRVIPEPYFGPAFHDQPILALDKVRYIGEPVAVVLAADPHVAEEATHLIMADYEELPAVFNEVEAAQSDILVHDFLRPAGTFPDLKHLAGRKGTNVALDFQLRRGDVDAAFARAAHVFEDTFTTQQVMHTPLEPMVSLAEADPGSGTLTVHTASQSPSFVRIEIARLLGWDENRVRVKSALLGGGFGAKLYIKLEALVVALALLSRRAVKVSLTMEEQFFTITKHATTFRMKTAVNEDGRITARKCEVWWNGGAYADIGPRVTQKSGFTASGPYDIENVWIDSYQAYTNLPPAGAFRGFGIPQMVWAYESHADMISRALRIDPLEFRRRNILREGRPHATGTPMHDAAIDLVLERVAQRMNWSAPFERGTGTLRRGRGIGIGFKALVAPTTSVAMVSIAGDGSCTVYSSTVDMGQASETAIALMAGEVLGIPAERIKVMRPDTDVTPYDMATLGSRSTFHMGHAVRLAAEDANRKLQGLADELGVAPVPAIRAGELLRRKYGMQAGNIVGIGSFIPSYKSPDHETGQSENITPNWMVGGCGVEVEVDTETGHFRLLRFENVVDCGTPINPKVVDTQISGAAIMQLGITLFERMEFDEVGQLRNASFAEYKIPGIHDIPSAIGRETVDSVQNNGPFGAKGVGESATFGVASAIADAIEDAVGVRLKSLPLTPESVFRALCAARNEPLSEE; encoded by the coding sequence ATGAAAATCGAAACGACGCTGGAAGAACAGCCGGCACAAAAACAGGTTGGCCGCGCATTGAACCGGCTGGAAGCGCGCTCGAAGGTGACGGGCCGCGCGGAGTACATCCACAATCTCGTGCTGCCGCGCATGCTGTACGGCAAGATCTTTCGCAGTACCGTGGCGCATGGCAGGATCGTCGGCATCGATACGAGCGCCGCGCGTGAACTGGAAGGCGTGTTCGCCGTGTATACGGGCGAGGACGTGAAGCGTGTGATTCCCGAGCCGTATTTCGGCCCGGCCTTTCACGACCAGCCGATTCTCGCGCTGGACAAGGTGCGTTACATCGGCGAGCCCGTGGCCGTCGTGCTCGCCGCCGATCCGCACGTCGCCGAAGAAGCGACGCATCTGATCATGGCCGACTACGAAGAACTGCCCGCCGTGTTTAACGAGGTCGAGGCCGCGCAATCGGACATCCTCGTGCACGACTTCCTGCGCCCGGCGGGCACCTTTCCCGATCTCAAGCATCTGGCGGGACGCAAGGGCACCAATGTCGCGCTCGACTTCCAGTTGCGGCGCGGCGATGTCGACGCCGCCTTCGCGCGCGCGGCCCATGTGTTCGAAGATACCTTCACGACGCAGCAGGTCATGCACACGCCGCTCGAACCGATGGTGTCGCTCGCGGAAGCCGATCCCGGCTCGGGCACGCTGACGGTGCATACCGCGTCGCAGAGCCCGTCGTTCGTGCGCATCGAAATTGCGCGCCTGCTCGGCTGGGACGAAAACCGCGTGCGTGTGAAGTCGGCGCTGCTCGGCGGCGGATTCGGCGCGAAGCTGTACATCAAGCTCGAAGCGCTCGTCGTGGCGCTGGCGCTGCTGTCGCGGCGCGCGGTGAAAGTGTCGCTGACGATGGAAGAACAGTTTTTCACCATCACCAAGCACGCCACCACCTTCCGTATGAAGACGGCCGTGAATGAAGACGGCCGCATCACCGCGCGCAAGTGCGAGGTGTGGTGGAACGGCGGCGCCTATGCGGATATCGGGCCGCGCGTCACGCAGAAGTCCGGCTTCACCGCGTCGGGTCCGTACGACATCGAGAACGTGTGGATCGATTCGTATCAGGCGTATACGAATCTGCCGCCCGCCGGCGCGTTTCGCGGCTTCGGCATTCCGCAGATGGTGTGGGCGTACGAGAGCCACGCGGACATGATCTCGCGCGCGCTGCGCATCGATCCGCTCGAATTCCGCCGCCGCAATATTCTGCGCGAGGGCCGTCCGCACGCAACGGGCACGCCGATGCACGACGCCGCCATCGACCTCGTGCTCGAACGCGTCGCGCAGCGGATGAACTGGAGCGCGCCATTCGAGCGCGGCACGGGCACGCTGCGGCGCGGGCGCGGCATCGGCATCGGCTTCAAGGCGCTGGTCGCACCGACCACGTCCGTCGCGATGGTGAGCATTGCGGGAGACGGCAGCTGCACGGTGTATTCGAGCACGGTCGACATGGGCCAGGCATCGGAGACGGCGATTGCGCTGATGGCGGGCGAGGTGCTCGGCATTCCCGCCGAGCGCATCAAGGTGATGCGCCCCGACACGGACGTGACGCCGTACGACATGGCGACGCTCGGCTCGCGCTCCACGTTTCATATGGGCCACGCAGTGCGTCTCGCCGCTGAAGACGCGAACCGCAAGCTGCAGGGACTGGCCGACGAACTGGGCGTCGCGCCCGTGCCCGCGATCCGGGCGGGAGAGCTGCTGCGTCGCAAGTACGGCATGCAGGCGGGCAATATCGTCGGCATCGGCAGTTTCATTCCCAGCTACAAGTCGCCGGATCACGAGACGGGGCAGTCGGAAAACATCACGCCGAACTGGATGGTGGGCGGCTGCGGCGTCGAAGTCGAAGTCGATACGGAGACGGGCCATTTCAGGCTGCTGCGTTTCGAGAACGTCGTGGATTGCGGCACGCCCATCAATCCGAAGGTCGTCGATACGCAGATTTCCGGCGCGGCGATCATGCAGCTCGGCATCACGCTGTTCGAGCGGATGGAGTTCGACGAAGTCGGGCAATTGCGCAATGCGTCGTTTGCCGAATACAAGATTCCGGGCATCCACGACATTCCGTCCGCGATCGGCCGCGAAACTGTCGATTCCGTGCAGAACAACGGACCGTTCGGCGCGAAGGGCGTCGGCGAAAGCGCGACCTTCGGCGTCGCGTCGGCGATTGCCGATGCCATCGAAGATGCCGTCGGCGTGCGTCTCAAGTCGCTGCCCTTGACGCCCGAGAGCGTTTTCCGGGCGCTGTGCGCCGCGCGCAACGAACCGCTATCCGAGGAATAG
- a CDS encoding FAD binding domain-containing protein, with translation MIPFELARPRSLKEAIALLDPEDPDIRPMGGGTAVMLMMKAGVLRPTRLVSLRDVEPHYAQIRVAANGELRIGGLARLATLEHSPLVKEGWPLLSRTLRTLSNVRVRNVATIGGNLAHADPHMDMPPVLTSLGARVTIAGPNGERTVSVEELCTGYYETVLARDELIAEVIVPPQAGRPAAYMKVTTRAAHDWPALGVAVVLNMKGPQIGSASVIVGAATDRPTRLTQAEALLRGASPDDAALLRDAGEVGAAQLDIVGDPHGSASYKKQLLKVYLGRAVRTAIAAAEGRAAPSGGHA, from the coding sequence ATGATTCCGTTTGAGCTCGCCAGGCCCAGGTCGCTCAAGGAGGCAATCGCGCTGCTCGATCCGGAAGACCCGGATATTCGCCCGATGGGCGGCGGCACGGCCGTGATGTTGATGATGAAGGCGGGCGTGCTGCGGCCGACGCGCCTCGTCAGCCTGCGCGATGTCGAGCCGCATTACGCGCAGATTCGCGTCGCCGCAAACGGCGAACTGCGTATCGGCGGGCTCGCGCGTCTCGCGACGCTCGAACACTCGCCGCTCGTGAAGGAAGGCTGGCCGTTGCTGTCGCGCACGCTGCGCACGCTGTCGAACGTGCGGGTGCGTAACGTCGCGACGATCGGCGGCAACCTCGCTCACGCCGACCCGCACATGGACATGCCGCCCGTGCTCACATCGCTCGGCGCACGCGTGACGATCGCGGGGCCGAACGGCGAGCGGACCGTGTCCGTCGAAGAACTCTGCACGGGCTATTACGAAACGGTGCTGGCGCGCGACGAACTGATCGCGGAGGTCATCGTGCCGCCGCAGGCCGGCCGTCCTGCCGCCTATATGAAGGTCACGACGCGCGCGGCGCACGACTGGCCCGCGCTAGGCGTCGCCGTCGTGCTGAACATGAAAGGTCCGCAGATCGGCAGCGCAAGCGTGATCGTCGGCGCGGCCACGGATCGTCCGACGCGCCTCACGCAGGCCGAAGCGCTGTTGCGCGGCGCGTCGCCCGACGATGCCGCGTTGCTGCGCGATGCGGGCGAAGTGGGTGCGGCGCAGCTCGATATCGTCGGCGACCCTCACGGCTCCGCGAGCTACAAGAAACAACTGCTGAAGGTCTATCTGGGCCGCGCGGTGCGCACGGCGATCGCTGCCGCCGAGGGACGCGCGGCCCCATCCGGGGGGCATGCCTGA
- a CDS encoding alpha/beta fold hydrolase, whose protein sequence is MNQPSSPDVVSSHVTVRDGTRIGYNLYGGKENTVRVVLVHSLAMDRHFWTPVVERLMPRAAVLAIDARGHGASDKPAGPYTVSLFAQDVYDVIRATDFRNVLIAGASMGGCVALEFAATCPDAIAAGLIDTTAWYGESAPQDWNVRAEKAEAGGLAPLVEFQTTRWFSDAFRAERPDVVQRCVDTFLRNDVAAFAATGRMLGAFDGRALMRDVKVPACVIVGEEDYAATPAMARALHAGIAASTFVEIPQARHLTPLETPEIVARELHALLDRAGCAR, encoded by the coding sequence ATGAATCAACCGAGCAGTCCCGATGTCGTTTCGTCTCATGTCACCGTACGAGACGGCACGCGCATCGGCTACAACCTCTACGGCGGAAAAGAGAACACGGTGCGCGTCGTCCTCGTGCATTCGCTCGCGATGGACCGTCATTTCTGGACGCCCGTCGTCGAGCGGCTGATGCCGCGCGCTGCCGTTCTTGCCATCGACGCACGCGGCCACGGCGCGTCGGACAAGCCGGCCGGCCCCTACACGGTGTCGCTGTTCGCGCAGGACGTGTACGACGTGATCCGCGCGACGGACTTCCGCAATGTACTGATCGCGGGCGCGTCGATGGGCGGCTGTGTGGCGCTCGAGTTCGCCGCAACCTGCCCCGACGCGATTGCCGCCGGTCTGATCGATACGACCGCGTGGTACGGAGAAAGCGCGCCACAAGACTGGAATGTCCGCGCAGAGAAAGCGGAAGCGGGCGGCCTCGCGCCGCTGGTCGAATTCCAGACGACGCGCTGGTTCAGCGACGCGTTCCGCGCCGAACGGCCCGACGTCGTGCAGCGTTGCGTCGATACGTTCCTGCGCAACGACGTCGCTGCATTCGCGGCGACGGGGCGCATGCTCGGCGCGTTCGACGGGCGCGCGCTGATGCGCGACGTGAAGGTGCCGGCGTGCGTGATCGTCGGCGAAGAAGACTACGCGGCGACGCCTGCGATGGCGCGTGCGCTGCACGCGGGCATCGCCGCTTCGACGTTCGTCGAGATTCCGCAAGCGCGCCATCTCACGCCGCTGGAGACCCCGGAAATCGTGGCCCGCGAGCTGCACGCGCTGCTCGATCGCGCAGGTTGCGCGCGCTAG
- a CDS encoding ABC transporter permease, whose amino-acid sequence MNFTRKVLNSQWVRPLLLIVAILVAWDLVIRIFKIPPYLVPTPEAIMRQIAVQWPMLLQESLPTLYATLGGFGLSVLIGVPIAMLVAASPLIESYLYPLVVFSQSIPKVAIAPLFVVWFGFGLFPRVLVAFLLGFFPVVVSTVMGFKSVEKDLIDLAKSMGSSPVKTFFKISLPHALPSIFSSMKVSITLAVVGAVVGEFVGANSGLGFVLQRANGNFDQPLIFSALVVLSVIGALLFVVIDMLERIAIPWHASHRARALGRA is encoded by the coding sequence GTGAACTTCACCAGGAAAGTGCTCAACTCACAGTGGGTCCGTCCGCTGCTGCTGATCGTGGCGATACTCGTCGCGTGGGATCTCGTGATCCGCATCTTCAAGATTCCGCCCTACCTCGTGCCGACGCCCGAAGCGATCATGCGTCAGATCGCCGTGCAATGGCCGATGCTGCTGCAGGAGTCGCTGCCGACGCTCTACGCGACGCTCGGCGGCTTCGGGCTGTCGGTGCTGATCGGTGTGCCAATCGCGATGCTGGTCGCAGCGTCGCCGCTGATCGAAAGCTATCTGTACCCGCTCGTCGTGTTCTCGCAGAGCATTCCGAAGGTCGCAATCGCGCCGCTCTTCGTGGTCTGGTTCGGCTTCGGGCTCTTTCCGCGCGTGCTGGTCGCGTTTCTGCTCGGCTTCTTTCCCGTCGTCGTATCGACGGTGATGGGCTTCAAGTCAGTCGAAAAAGACCTGATCGATCTGGCGAAGTCGATGGGCAGCTCGCCCGTAAAGACGTTCTTCAAGATCAGCTTGCCGCATGCGCTGCCGTCGATTTTCTCCAGCATGAAAGTGTCGATCACGCTGGCCGTGGTGGGCGCCGTGGTCGGCGAATTCGTCGGCGCGAACTCGGGTCTCGGTTTCGTTCTGCAGCGTGCCAACGGCAACTTCGACCAGCCGCTGATCTTCTCGGCGCTGGTGGTGCTGTCCGTCATCGGCGCGCTGCTGTTCGTCGTGATCGACATGCTGGAGCGCATCGCGATTCCATGGCACGCGTCGCATCGCGCACGCGCACTCGGACGAGCGTGA
- a CDS encoding ABC transporter substrate-binding protein, protein MKSRRLSRMASALSIAAICCCGSTASYAKDSLTMMLNYTVNGAVAPFYLGKVKGYYDAEGIDLKLMEGHGSGPTVQAVATHNVDIGYADFSTMVKVAAMGAPVKAIGVLMQENPTSVVGLAEKNIKTPQDIKGKTVAVAPGDASSQLWTMFMNKVGLKDSDFKTITGNPQTTINAVITGQADLLVGFATIPLISVEQATKKPARAILFADYKVNVATLSIIARDDMIRDNADLLKRFMRATAKAVNDSEKDPAAAVDALLKTLPAAGSRDTMIRTLKATIPFYRTPETEQAPIFHVSTKNIDDSVAAIVQYSKLDPSANVPAKYYTGAFVP, encoded by the coding sequence ATGAAGTCCAGAAGGTTATCGCGCATGGCGAGCGCGCTGAGTATCGCTGCCATCTGTTGTTGCGGCAGCACGGCGAGCTACGCGAAAGATTCGCTAACGATGATGCTCAACTACACCGTCAACGGCGCCGTCGCGCCGTTCTATCTCGGCAAGGTGAAAGGCTATTACGACGCCGAGGGCATCGACCTGAAGCTGATGGAAGGACACGGTTCTGGCCCGACCGTACAGGCCGTCGCCACGCATAACGTCGACATCGGCTACGCCGATTTCAGCACGATGGTGAAAGTCGCCGCGATGGGCGCCCCCGTCAAGGCAATCGGCGTGCTGATGCAGGAGAACCCGACCTCCGTGGTCGGCCTTGCGGAGAAGAACATCAAGACGCCGCAGGACATCAAGGGCAAAACCGTGGCCGTCGCGCCCGGCGATGCCTCGTCGCAGCTCTGGACGATGTTCATGAACAAGGTCGGACTCAAGGATTCGGACTTCAAGACCATCACGGGCAATCCGCAGACGACCATCAACGCCGTCATCACGGGCCAGGCCGATCTGCTCGTCGGCTTTGCGACCATTCCGCTGATCTCCGTCGAGCAGGCCACGAAGAAACCCGCACGCGCGATCCTGTTCGCCGACTACAAGGTCAACGTCGCCACACTCAGCATCATCGCGCGCGACGACATGATCAGGGACAACGCCGACCTGCTCAAACGCTTCATGCGCGCCACTGCGAAGGCCGTGAACGACAGCGAGAAGGATCCCGCCGCCGCCGTCGACGCGTTGCTGAAGACGCTGCCCGCCGCCGGCTCGCGCGACACGATGATACGCACGCTCAAGGCGACGATTCCGTTCTACCGCACGCCTGAAACGGAACAGGCGCCGATCTTCCACGTCAGCACGAAGAACATCGACGATTCCGTCGCCGCGATCGTGCAGTACAGCAAGCTCGATCCGTCGGCGAATGTGCCCGCGAAGTACTACACGGGTGCATTCGTGCCCTGA